From Sphingobacterium bambusae:
CTATTGGTTTGAAATTATCTCAGAACATTCGGCGCAGCAAATTCGAGAACAATATTCAGTTCTAAAAGAAAGCATTGGCACAAGAACGATCCCATCTTTTAATAAAAGATATGATAAAACCTCTAAGATATTGTATGTTGGCAAGGGAAAGCAGAACATCTCCGGTCGAATGTTTTTGCATCTTGGCTACGAGAAACAAAAGATTAACTTACAAGGCTTACAGCTTTGTCACTGGGATTATAGCGGGGTTTTGAAAGGGTTAACACTTCGTTTAAACATTGTTTACTTCCCGAAAGATTTTAGAGAAATTGTCCCTTATTTCGAGAGATCTCTAGCTAAAGATATATTACCGCTAATTGGAAGACACTTGTAAAATGTCTATCAAAATTGATCTAATTTGAAACATCAATAGAACACAGTAAAATGGAACAAAATCAATATGCAACAGAACAACCTGAAGATTTGATATAATCAAAAGGTTTAAAGCGCTAGTCCAATATCACAAAACCTTTTTTCTTTAAAGAAGGTGCAGACCAGCTTACAGTAGATGTAAATCGTCAGAAAGAGTGGACAGGCTATTTTTTTTAACTTAAAAAGTGTTTTCTTCAAAAAATCATCAGATTATGTACGTCGTTAATCTAATGTCTCTAATCTAGTTTATAGACGTACCTTTATATCACAAATAAACTTTCTAAATTATGACAGATAGCAAATACAAATTTACAGTAAATACCTCAAAAAGTGGAGTCCTAAATATAGCATTAACGGAGGGGCAAGCACTATTTGTTCTTGGAGCGAATGGTGTTGGAAAATCCACTTTAATGCATAATCTTTTTGCACAAAATTTTAATCACACTAGAAGAATTTTAGCCCATCGACAAACTTGGTTTCATTCAAATGCTATGGATATGACCGCCTCAAGTAAAAAGCAAAATGAAGCTTATATGAAGAGTTCCGACCAAAATCCAGATTCAAGATGGAAGGATGAATATTCTACTATAAGGTCATCAATTTCTATATTTGATTTGATTAATTCAGAAAATATTAGGGCTAGAGGTATTGCTGATGCGGTTGATCAAGATAATTTGACAAATGCAAAAGCCCTTTCAAATGCTCAAGCCCCATTGCAAGCGATAAATGAACTTTTAGCGTTATCTAATATATCTATTAAGATAACTCTGGGAAAAGACGAACAATTATTTGCTTCAAAAAATGGGGGTGAACCTTACAGTATTGCAGAGCTATCCGATGGAGAAAGAAATGCCCTGTTAATATGTTCAGACGTTTTAACAACGGAACCAAATCAACTTATTATTTTGGATGAACCGGAAAGACATTTACACCGCTCAATAATTTCTCCGTTATTATCTTCTTTATTCCAAAAGAGGAAAGATTGTGTTTTCGTGATTTCTACACACGACGTATTCTTGCCAATAGACCATTCAGAGGCAAGCGTATTATTATTAAGAAGTTGCCAGTGGGATGGAAAATATATAAAAGATTGGGACGCCGATTTGATTTCTGAAGCAGATGAGGTTCCTATTTCTGTTAAACGAGAAATACTTGGCTCTAAGAGGAATATTCTATTTGTTGAAGGCGAGTATGATAGCTTGGATAGGCAAATCTATTCATTAATTTATCCAAATGTTACAATTATACCACAGGGTAGTTGTACCCAAGTTGAGCGTGCAGTTGAGGGAATAAAAGGAACGGAGAACTTACATTGGATTAACTCTTATGGTCTAATCGATGCCGATGATAGAACAGAGGAGCAAATTAAAAATTTGTTCGATAAAGGAATTGTAGCGCTAAATTGCTATTCTGTAGAGGCTCTTTATTATAATTTAGAAATAATAAAAAGAATTGCAAAAAGATTTTCAGATGTATTGGGGCAAGATGAAGGCATTCTTTTGCAAAATGCGACATCAGGAATCATTGACGAACTTAAAAAACATAAAATACGGCTTTGTTCTAGGCTTTGCGAGAAACAAGTTAGAAATAACGCAATGTCAGGATTGCCCAACCATAAAAATATTCAAGAAAACGATTATTTTGAGATTAAGATTAGTCTAAGAGAAATTCGCGAAAAGGAAGAGGCATACTTTGATAAATTAGTATCCGAAGACAATTTAAACGGTTTAATTTCGCGTTATCCAATTCGAGAAACACCTGTATTGACAAAAATTACAGCAGGGCTGGGTATGAATAGAGATAAATACGAAAGTGCTGTAAGAAAACTAATAGTTGATGATGAGGGAACAAGAGAATTTTTTAAAGTATTGCTTCAGCCTTTGACGATATTGATTGATAAAGAATGAAAATTGATCCTCATGTATTTTGAATAATTATTTGTTCCAAAAGCTTATTGGATTGAAATATTTTTGGTATTTTAATACTGGAGCTCCAAAACCCAATCCCGAATGAGCATCTTCCATTTTTTACCTTTATGTTGTCAATCTAAATTTTATCAAATTCTTTCATTTTAATTTTGGATTTTCTTAAATTTGATCAATCATCCATCAAAGTAAATGAGAGTAAACAGGTGAGCGGTTCTTTAGATTTTTTTTATTTTATTGATATTTAGATATTTGCGAATGGTAGGTTGCGTCCTGCCACCCCCACAAAAAAAGCTCGACGAAAGTCGGGCTTTTTTTGTGGGCGGTAGATTCGAACCGTGGTTCGATCCGTTGGAGCTTCAGGGTTTGAGTTTGGGGGCTGAGGGGCTGAAGCAATCCTGCCACCCCGACAACACTTACGATAAGTAAATGTCAAAAACCCGCAAATCTCACTATTAAGCGGTTTTTTTTCGAAGCAGAGTCCTGCAAACAATATCAATAAAAATGTGAGCAATTAAGTAAGTCCACCTAGTGCTAAAATCCCCCAAGGCGGCTTTCGCCTCATGTCGCACACAGTCGCTATGTGGACAGCTTGAAACAAGCGACTTGGCAAAATAGCTCCTCTTTCGTATCTTAGATATGGCTAAGCTACTTCGCCAAGTCGCTGTGTCGTTATGCGGTAGCTTAAAAGACAACGCCATGAAAATGAAATTTTACATATTGACAATTTTAGCCTTCAGCTTTTTTTCTTGTTCTACAGACAAAAAGCAGACAATAGAAGATTCAAATAGTATGCTTAAACTTTATAAACGAATTGACAACCAACTTTACTATTGGGAGACTTGGGACAAAAATGAAAAAAGCGCGATAGTTCATTGGGGAATTGTTGGACAAACTGGACAAAATAGAGAAGTTAAAAGCGGACTTTTTTCAGATTTTCGTAAAGCTGTTCAAAAAGAAATTGACGAGAAACTAAAAGAAGGTTATGCAGAATTTGACGAAGACAATTACGCATTTTTAGATATAGAATACAAGGTTGACGGCTTTGGAACTGAAAAAGACTTGGACAAGCGACACCGACTTGAAGAAAAAATGGACGAAGTTTTAGGTTGGACAGGACTTGGTCATACTGACGGTTGAAGCATCGGAAGCGGAACAATGGAAGTTGGTTGTATTGTGGTTGACTTTGAGATTGCTAAAAAAGTAATTGAAGAAAAACTGAAAGACACCGAATTTGGCGACTATTCAAGAATAATAAAAATGAACAATGAATAAAAGCCGACCGCATGACATCGCATTGGCAATAGGCGGGCTGAGCGACTTCGTATCAGCGGAAGTGCAAAATTCAACTTCTGTTTTTCGTGTCAAGTTTAGTGCTAAAAATCCCGCCTGAACGCACAGTCCGAAAATGTTCACGGTCATTGTAGAGCGACACAAATTAAACAATAAAAAATATTGAAATTGGAAATAGCACAAGGAATTATTATACCAGTTGTTGCAGACTTTGTTTTAAATCCTGACGTTTTTTATGGGGACGAATTAACAGGAATTTATTTTCAGACAGAGGACGAACAATATGGACGAATAACATTTGAAAACTTAGATGCTTTAAAAATTTGTAGAGGAGAAAATTTGCCGTTTGTTAACAATTGGGAAGATGGACAAAAATATCCTTGGATATATAAAATTGAAAATTCAAACTGGCTAAAAGAACGTTTCGACTACGAGGATGAAAACTATGGTAGCTCTTACGAATTTGGTAGGAACGTGAACGAAATGCTCACAGACTTTTCGCACTATGTTTTCAAATTCCATGACCAATTTGTTGAAGTCATAGCAAGAGGATTTTGGTTTGAGCAAGACAAAACAAGTTTATTTAAAAGAGAACTTCAATTTGGACACCCATTTTTAAACTTGCCAAACAATAGTATGGAGAAATTTATTTCACACAATTTGACTTGCCAAGTAATAATGAACTCAACTCCTCAGGACAAACTTGTTGCAGACGCTAAATTTTGCTCGCAAAAGCTAATTGAATTTGCACTAGAACTTGATGGAGAAGCATCGGTGAACAATTCGCTAATATTATCATATAGAAGTGGAAAACTAATCAGCAGTTTAAGAGGATATTTTGGAAAGCAAATTGTCGAATTTGACGGTGTTGCAAAACTAGCAGACGTCCAACCCTATATTGAAAAGTACATTGGAGAAGTTTATGATAGAAGAAAAGCAATGGGGAAATAAACAATGAACAGCTAACACGGTTTTTGCGTCAGGCGGGCTGACGTACAAACTTGGAGCTTCTATTGAACTCTAATTATAAATTGAAACTTTGTGCTCTGAATCCCGCCACTTCGCCAAGCGCGCAACCGCTAGCACCGATTTTAGGACGACAGAAAGTAATGAAGGAACAAGAAATCATAAAAGCAATTAATAAGATTGAAGGAATTGGCGGGATGACCGTTAACGAACGACTTTATGTTTGCGGGCTTATGGACGAATTCGAAAACGCATTAATTAAAGATAAAGCGAAGAAAATATTAGAACTTTTG
This genomic window contains:
- a CDS encoding DUF4435 domain-containing protein; translation: MTDSKYKFTVNTSKSGVLNIALTEGQALFVLGANGVGKSTLMHNLFAQNFNHTRRILAHRQTWFHSNAMDMTASSKKQNEAYMKSSDQNPDSRWKDEYSTIRSSISIFDLINSENIRARGIADAVDQDNLTNAKALSNAQAPLQAINELLALSNISIKITLGKDEQLFASKNGGEPYSIAELSDGERNALLICSDVLTTEPNQLIILDEPERHLHRSIISPLLSSLFQKRKDCVFVISTHDVFLPIDHSEASVLLLRSCQWDGKYIKDWDADLISEADEVPISVKREILGSKRNILFVEGEYDSLDRQIYSLIYPNVTIIPQGSCTQVERAVEGIKGTENLHWINSYGLIDADDRTEEQIKNLFDKGIVALNCYSVEALYYNLEIIKRIAKRFSDVLGQDEGILLQNATSGIIDELKKHKIRLCSRLCEKQVRNNAMSGLPNHKNIQENDYFEIKISLREIREKEEAYFDKLVSEDNLNGLISRYPIRETPVLTKITAGLGMNRDKYESAVRKLIVDDEGTREFFKVLLQPLTILIDKE
- a CDS encoding WGR domain-containing protein: MAKLLRQVAVSLCGSLKDNAMKMKFYILTILAFSFFSCSTDKKQTIEDSNSMLKLYKRIDNQLYYWETWDKNEKSAIVHWGIVGQTGQNREVKSGLFSDFRKAVQKEIDEKLKEGYAEFDEDNYAFLDIEYKVDGFGTEKDLDKRHRLEEKMDEVLGWTGLGHTDG